Proteins encoded in a region of the Candidatus Obscuribacterales bacterium genome:
- the pyk gene encoding pyruvate kinase: MYLQHSPRRTKIVATIGPATSSPEVLRDLIEAGATTLRLNFSHGTHEDHKRSIRLIRQVSFELNQPVGILQDLQGPKIRLGRFEDGPITLNRGDRFTLTSRVVPGDRTISSVTYEPLADEVPEGSTILLDDGRVEMRVEEVDKVNRALHCSVVVEGVLSNNKGVNFPGVYLSIKAMTDKDREDLMFGLDQGVDWVALSFVRNPQDILEIKELISSAGKHVPVIAKIEKHEAIEQMEAILALCDGVMVARGDLGVEVPAEDVPILQKRLIAVANRQGIPVITATQMLDSMVSSPRATRAEISDVANAILDGTDAVMLSNETAVGRYPVQAVQTMARIATRIEQDHPSFHNVDGLVGQSIPNAISQAVGDIAKQLNAAAIMTLTKSGATARNVSKFRPYTPILAITPQVSVARQLQLVWGVKPLLVLDLSSTGQTFNAALSVAQEKDLLKEQDLVVMTAGTLQGVSGSTDLIKVEVVTSVLGRGTGIGQGAVSGRARVVHTGMEAGTFNPGDILVAPSTNADFVEAIRQAAGIVTEDDSLTCHAAVIGLRLGVPVIVGVKNATRSIREGAILTLDVQRGIVYSGAIAPSQNEAALPV, translated from the coding sequence ATGTATCTGCAACATTCTCCTCGTCGAACTAAAATCGTTGCCACTATTGGCCCTGCGACCAGTAGCCCAGAGGTGTTGCGGGACTTGATCGAGGCGGGAGCAACCACCCTCCGTCTAAATTTTTCCCACGGCACCCATGAGGATCACAAGCGCAGCATTCGCCTGATCCGCCAGGTGTCGTTTGAGCTTAATCAGCCGGTGGGCATCTTACAGGATCTCCAGGGCCCGAAAATTCGCCTAGGGCGCTTTGAAGATGGGCCCATTACCCTCAACCGGGGCGATCGCTTCACCCTCACCAGTCGCGTGGTACCCGGCGATCGCACCATCAGCTCGGTGACCTACGAACCCCTGGCTGATGAAGTACCGGAAGGCTCCACCATCCTCTTAGATGATGGCCGGGTGGAAATGCGCGTTGAGGAAGTAGATAAAGTCAACCGTGCCCTGCATTGCAGCGTGGTGGTGGAGGGGGTGCTCTCCAATAACAAGGGTGTCAACTTTCCGGGGGTCTACCTTTCCATTAAAGCGATGACCGATAAGGATCGAGAAGATCTGATGTTTGGTCTCGATCAAGGGGTAGATTGGGTCGCCCTCAGCTTTGTACGCAACCCCCAAGATATTCTAGAAATTAAAGAGCTGATCTCCAGCGCTGGCAAACATGTGCCGGTGATTGCCAAGATTGAGAAACACGAAGCCATTGAGCAAATGGAAGCCATCCTGGCCCTCTGTGATGGGGTGATGGTAGCCCGGGGAGATTTGGGGGTGGAGGTGCCCGCTGAAGACGTACCGATTTTACAAAAACGCTTGATTGCCGTTGCCAACCGTCAAGGGATTCCGGTGATCACCGCCACCCAAATGCTCGACAGCATGGTCAGCAGCCCCAGAGCCACGCGGGCAGAGATTTCTGACGTAGCCAACGCCATTTTGGATGGCACCGATGCGGTGATGCTGTCCAACGAAACGGCGGTGGGCAGATATCCAGTACAGGCGGTGCAGACCATGGCCCGCATTGCCACCCGCATTGAGCAAGATCACCCATCCTTCCATAACGTAGACGGGTTAGTGGGACAGTCGATTCCCAATGCCATCAGCCAAGCAGTGGGAGATATTGCGAAGCAGTTAAACGCTGCTGCCATTATGACCTTGACGAAAAGCGGTGCTACAGCCCGCAACGTGTCTAAGTTTCGTCCCTACACGCCCATCTTGGCAATCACGCCGCAAGTGAGCGTCGCCCGGCAACTGCAGTTGGTATGGGGGGTAAAACCGCTGCTGGTGCTCGATCTATCCTCCACAGGACAGACGTTTAATGCAGCTTTGAGCGTGGCCCAGGAGAAAGATTTACTCAAAGAACAGGATTTGGTGGTGATGACGGCGGGAACGCTGCAAGGAGTCTCTGGTTCCACAGACCTAATTAAGGTAGAAGTGGTGACCTCGGTGCTAGGGCGAGGGACGGGAATCGGTCAGGGAGCCGTGAGCGGCCGTGCCCGCGTGGTGCACACCGGTATGGAAGCCGGTACCTTTAATCCTGGCGATATTTTGGTTGCACCCAGCACCAATGCCGACTTTGTGGAAGCAATCCGCCAAGCCGCTGGCATTGTTACCGAAGATGATAGTCTCACCTGCCATGCGGCGGTGATTGGTCTACGGCTGGGCGTGCCGGTGATTGTTGGGGTAAAAAATGCCACCCGCTCCATTCGTGAGGGAGCCATTCTCA